A region of the Nocardia nova SH22a genome:
AGCGCCACATCCACCATCCGGCGAGCCTGCGCGGCGTCGGTATCGCCCCAGGCGCCGAACAGTTCGCCGCGGCCGCCGAAGGTACCGGCGCCGAAGCTGAGGGCGGGAACGAGCAGACCCGATGCGCCCAGTCGGCGATAGTCCATGACAACTCCTAACAGAACCACAGTTTCGTTAATAATCGGGACTGTACACTCGATTCGCCACTAACGAAACTGGAGACCCGTTATGAGTGCCGATGAGCTCTGAAGAAGTCGCGCCGGGCTCGGTGCGCCCCGGCGGCCGTACCGCCCGCGTGCGCGAGTCGGTCCTGCGCGCCGCCGGTGATCTGCTCGCCGAACGCGGATTCGCCGCGCTGGATCTCGGCGAGGTGGCCGCCCGTGCGGAGGTCGGCAAGACCACGGTGTACCGCCGCTGGCGAACCCCGGCGGGACTGGTGGGCGATCTGATCGCCGAGATGACGGAAACTTCACTGCCGCACGCGGATACCGGTTCGCTGCGGGGAGATCTGATCGCCAATGCCCGGCTGGTGGCGCGCACACTCACCGATACCCGCCAGGGCCCGCTGTTCAAGGCCCTCGTCGCGGCGGCGATCTGCGATCCCGACACCGCCGCGGCCCTGCACCACTTCTACGATGTGCGGCTCACCGAATGGGAGCCGTGCATCACCGCGGCGATCGAACGCGGCGAGCTGACCTCCGGAACCGACGCCCGCACGACACTTTCCGCGGTGTCGGCGCCGCTGTACTACCGCTTCCTCGCCTCCGGCGACCCCATCGACGACGCCGTCGCGGTCACCGCCGCCGAGGCCGCGGCGACGGCGGCCGCGGCCGGGCTGTTCCGCCGCTGAGGTCACCCGGCTCAGCGGCGCCAGCCGGGATCGCGGCCGGTGAGACCGATCAGTCGCTGCCAGTCCGGGGCGTCCGCCGCGACCTCCACGCGCGGCCCGAACAGACCGGGCACACCCTCGGGCGGGGTCTCACGGAACTGTTCGAGCAGCACCGCCACGTCCTCGTCGGCGGGGCGGTAGTCCTGGCCGGTGGCCCGGGCCAGATCCCAGCCGTGCACCACGACTTCGTCCAGTGCGAATCCCGCCATGCCCGCCGCGGGACCGGTGACGCCGCCGACCTCGGTCTCGCCGTCCCACGCGGCCGGATCGCGCCAGGCCTCGGCCAGCGAATCCAGTTGTGCGGTGAGCAATTCGGCCCAGCCCCCGGGCAAATCGGTCTGCGGAGCGGGCTGCGGCGGAGCGGAGTGCCCGACCCCTTCCTTGGTGGCTCCCTGACGGAACGCCTCGGTGAAGCCGAGTGCGTGGAACAGCAGATCCCGCACCGTCATCTCCGGACAGGGCGTGGCCGCGTCCAGATCCGCGGTATCGATGGCGGCGACGACCGCCGCCATCGCCTTCGTCGCGGTCGACAGATCGAACTGCGGTACAGCCATGTGCTCCTCCTACCTGTGGCCCGGACGGGCCGATGTCCACAGATTCGGACGAGACGGCGGCGGGAAATTCATCGGGTCCGCGCGACCCGCGGGTTGCCGACTCGACGCTGCCGGGGCATCCTCGACAGTGCCGGACAGGGGAATC
Encoded here:
- a CDS encoding TetR/AcrR family transcriptional regulator, with translation MSSEEVAPGSVRPGGRTARVRESVLRAAGDLLAERGFAALDLGEVAARAEVGKTTVYRRWRTPAGLVGDLIAEMTETSLPHADTGSLRGDLIANARLVARTLTDTRQGPLFKALVAAAICDPDTAAALHHFYDVRLTEWEPCITAAIERGELTSGTDARTTLSAVSAPLYYRFLASGDPIDDAVAVTAAEAAATAAAAGLFRR
- a CDS encoding TIGR03086 family metal-binding protein, which produces MAVPQFDLSTATKAMAAVVAAIDTADLDAATPCPEMTVRDLLFHALGFTEAFRQGATKEGVGHSAPPQPAPQTDLPGGWAELLTAQLDSLAEAWRDPAAWDGETEVGGVTGPAAGMAGFALDEVVVHGWDLARATGQDYRPADEDVAVLLEQFRETPPEGVPGLFGPRVEVAADAPDWQRLIGLTGRDPGWRR